The region catggaaacctatcggttttgatacctctttaCCAACAGTTAGCACTGACAGTAAGGAGTCAATGGGTGAACAACCTCTCAACCTCTACATTTCGCTCAAATACTTAGAAATGCTcctttcagccaatcaaaggTATCCTGTGGTAAGCTTGTGGAGTAAGTAAAATACTGCGTCAGGGTGGTGATATCGcgaattagtatcacccaactagtggactaatgcaaatcctgcattttgattggctatgtaCTAGAGGAGTTATTGTAATAGTCCTCGAGATGCGAAAAGCGTgagttttcttttcgttttattcccaatgaaattaatatttcttcaacatgcatttgctaaactttattattgccttttctgtccaactaattgggtgatactaaaacaattagaccctgcgccctcaagggccactggtcaatagcccattcggcttcgcctcatgggctattgacaaGGTCTACGCGTCTAATTACAAGTTAATTATTAAGCCTACAGATGGTTACAAATGCAGTGTAATACATTATAATTATTGAACGTCTTTCATCGGTAGCCGAATAAGAGCATTCTTAACGACCATTTaacgaatgcatgaatgcgCCTGCCGAACTTGAGATGATCAGAAATCGATTacaaattttccattgtttacacCTGACAGCCTGATTCCCCAACCATCCCGATAGCTCTCCACAAGCTAAAAATGAGGGCacaacagtttctttttttttttttttggcaggaaTGGTTACATGCAAAGTTCAAATACCGACAAGTCATATATATCTCCCACAAGGGTTACAAATCTAATTCTTCGTGCATGTACAGTACCATCAAAATCTGAAAATATCATGAAAGCcacaagaaaaatttaaaaaatatcttgGGCTAAAGTGATCTTAATCGCTTAAAACAAGAATACATGCCCTGAAAATAGTACAAAGTGAAAACTGAAAACCACAAAACGGAATGGATTACCTGTACTATATCCGGCACACTGTAAATAACAGAAACACCTCAGCTGGCAATAAGTATGTGTAATTAAAAATCCTTCTGCAAATTCTCCTCATACAGGACATGATTTCaccgaaaaaaaattcaaactataCACTTTCCTAGAAAATGATATTTAGCTGTTGGAGAACAGCTTCGTGGAATTCGCATACTCAATATTCATATAATTAGAATAAAATCAACTTTACAAAATTTCTATGCTTGAGCCAGCCAAGGAAACAAAACTGGCAATAAAAATGAGGGATTTTCCCTGAGCCGCGTGGAATTGATGAAATAAATTTCCGCTATACCTGTCCCATCACTTAAAGAGTTTAAAATCGGGGACAAATATAGAACGGCTTTTCAATTATTTATGTGCTCAAAGTTCTTTTGTCTGAAAGCATCGATGTTCGCGTGTGAAAATAGCTGGTACAGCATTTCGAAAACTTGTCAGAAGGGCATTTTTAAATAGCATAAACACACAAAGACTATTTTTAGCCACAACGTCGGAATTTATGGTCTATAGCTATCCCAATTACAGAATAATTTGAAGTTTAAACTCGTCGACAATGATACTGCCGACTTGAACGGCCATTTCCAGCTGCACAAATACATAAGAAAATAACAAACACAAAAAGCCGGTTAAAAAACAgtttatattttaaagttagtgCGTCCGTGCGAGTATTGAAGGAAAACTCAAACCTTACCTTCACAAAGCCTTTTACAATGCCAAGAATAATCTTAACGCCTCTTAATCTCTCTTCAGCGAAAAATGTACGAAATAGGCCAGCCAACAAGGTGTGGGATACGCTATGTGAGATTGGATCATTGGAGACACAATAGTATGAACGCGAGCTGTGTAATTAATGAAATTGTCAATGAGTAAGCTTACCTTCCAGTAGTTGACTTGCTGGGCGTTAAAAAACCTCTGATAAGCTGATAGCGCTGAAAATAACATACCAAACTCACTTAAAACAAAAGCCTGCTAAAAATAACAGCAAATCCTGTTCAAGGTCCTCGACTACAACTTTCAACACGAAATTATTCCACGAGTTTACCAAATGTTTCACAATCACTCTTGCATTTTGGAAGATTTGTTGAAAAGATCTTGATAgaaagaactgttttttttttttttacgaatgtAATGAACGAGTTTACGTGCAGTGCAAAAATTCGTCTTTacttaagcttaagcttacCTTTCGCAAAGTCCTCTAGCAACAGGTGAAAATGACCCAATTTGCAGAAAGTGGACGAATCAGCTCCTTTGCCTTCTTCTTTTAACTCGCTCTCGTAAAAAGTAACACCCTGACATAGGAACAAACAAaggtgaaaaaatgaaaccgtATATCTACATTTTTTGCTCTAAGTACTAAATCTTGCGCGTCGTATTAAAGTGAAAGTCCCTTGTGAAATGACAGCTAGCTCAACAACACTTCAATGACAATATGCGAGCTTTTTTAACAGTAAACTTTCCAGACTTAGCTCCCACCTTGAGTAATAACGATTTATGCGTCAAATCGGGCAAAGAAGGATCTCCAATGGGATCGTGTACTCGAAGAAATCCGTACAAACGGCTGAAAATGAGGCAATGATATTAAAACCCAGATCAAGACAACGAAACGAAAATAGATTTCCAGCAGATACCGATCAGCTACGAAACCTAACCTGTCATAATTCGTTAAAATCTCCTTTTCTCGATCGCTCAAGACATCAACTTGGGAAACCATTGAGCATATTACAGGCCTTGCTCGCCAACTTCACCAATTTTAGCCTTCAAATCGGCAACACGAGTGCAACGAATCTTCAGTGGCAGAccacaacaaaacaaaaggtttgATGAAAGTTCGGATCGCGTCGCATCAACCATACGTCTTCGACACGCTTTAATCGCAGTTATCCAGCAACACTTCCATCCAGGTACTCTAAACTTTTAAATCCATAAATTTCTGTGTAAAGAACCGTTGGTTCATAGTCGAAATCATTGAAATTCAACGAAAAAACTCCTCTACTTCAGAGGGGTAGGAATGGTCAATAGCACGCCGTTGCATACACGTCGCCAATCATCCAATTAAAGCGCTGATTTGTGTCACGTGGATTTCTCCGTGGACCACGCAAGCTTACGTGCGTTGCGTGATAGTTGTTCTGTGAGAGTTTAAATTGCAATGTAAATTTCGTATTCTTATttcctctatttctttttcttcgtcACCACTGATGCGATTTTGAAGCGTCGCAATGATCTAACATATTTTCTTCCTCGAAATCCGTCGCAAAACAGATCAACAACAATGAGTGTAAATATTGGCTTAAGGCGGAAATGAAAGTAGTCATGGATATCGAAATATTCTCTTTCGACCAGCAGTGTATTTCTTGTCAAGAAACCTCCATCGAAATATTTCGCcggaatgaaaaaaattcttttcaattggCACGTTTCTGAGAATCACTTTCCTCGTGCAATAATTATATAATTCCCGCATAAAAGATTGTTTGGTCGTATAAATAGCGAGAAACCTACACGATCACTATGGTGTATTTAAATCAGAAAAACCCGAAATATTCTTCTACTTCAATTAAGAAAATCGCCGGtacaaaagaaaacagaggcCTAAGGCCCAATGTTTTTGTACCAAATTTTTATGTTGCTTACTATGTTTGGAAATTTATCAGCATTGCACACCGCATATCAATTGCCCAAAGACGGTAAATGATCTTGATCTTGACCTTGTCTGTTGACCGGAAGGGCTTG is a window of Montipora capricornis isolate CH-2021 chromosome 13, ASM3666992v2, whole genome shotgun sequence DNA encoding:
- the LOC138030235 gene encoding histone demethylase UTY-like yields the protein MVSQVDVLSDREKEILTNYDSRLYGFLRVHDPIGDPSLPDLTHKSLLLKGVTFYESELKEEGKGADSSTFCKLGHFHLLLEDFAKALSAYQRFFNAQQVNYWKRIPHLVGWPISYIFR